In Lycium barbarum isolate Lr01 chromosome 9, ASM1917538v2, whole genome shotgun sequence, the DNA window ATGCATTATGAAACAACAATCCAAACAGGCGGTTGAAGGATAATTACCTCAACTTGCACCAGGTTATCAATCTttattacttatatgcaaactctTGGGATGTGAGCAATCTTAGGCCAGTCCTCTCCTACTTCCTTCTGGCATCTTTGCTTCAGGCCTGATGAACATCTTTTAACAATTAGCATTTGCAATGCTGCGAGAGATCGCATGCCTTCTGGAAAGGATGTCAACATAGGGGAATCGTAAATTTTCAACCGATTAAGGGCAATGAGGTCGCCTATCCATTCTGGAATTGTCGTGAAGTTAGGACATCCCCAAATGTCTATTGATTTCAAAGTACCCGAGAAATGTTGGAGCCAAAGTGGAAGCGATGTTAGCTTGTCAAGCCCGAAAACTGTGAAAGTTGATAAATTACCCGGGACTTCAAATCGCATTGCTTCTTCGATGGACAAGTCAAGTAGAGGGCAATTCTCTATACATagaaactcaagggaagtgagatGAGTTAGACATGTGGATAGAGAGACGAGATTTCTGCAGTTTTCAATAGACAAGGATTGGAGTGACGCGAGACTCTTGAACACATCCTCTGGCATAGTTGCTAGGCCCTCAATATCACCTAGAGTCAAATTATTTAAATCGTGAAGAGGAGAATGATGATGAGGTGGGCAAAGAATTTGCTTCAAT includes these proteins:
- the LOC132611618 gene encoding putative disease resistance protein RGA4; protein product: MLPSNTPTYELYFPSLKQLDLWTISEKILKQILCPPHHHSPLHDLNNLTLGDIEGLATMPEDVFKSLASLQSLSIENCRNLVSLSTCLTHLTSLEFLCIENCPLLDLSIEEAMRFEVPGNLSTFTVFGLDKLTSLPLWLQHFSGTLKSIDIWGCPNFTTIPEWIGDLIALNRLKIYDSPMLTSFPEGMRSLAALQMLIVKRCSSGLKQRCQKEVGEDWPKIAHIPRVCI